The DNA window AGCGGATATTTTAGCATACGAAAAGATTCCGAAATGTGATAATCCGATATTCATTGACCGCGGTATCGCAGACGTGCTGAACATGCTATTTGAGATTGGCAAGGTCGACTTGGCCGAAGCAAAGCGTCGCCTTTCGATCTATCCGATCCAACGCCAAGTCTTCTTTTTCAAACCATAAGAAGCGATCTATAATAATGATAGTGAACGAGACCAGTCTTACCAAGATTGCCTAAG is part of the Opitutales bacterium genome and encodes:
- a CDS encoding AAA family ATPase is translated as MDESNLPFVLTGGPGTGKSTVLGLLANQGCFCISESARGIIRQRTNQGLPKRPEAILEADILAYEKIPKCDNPIFIDRGIADVLNMLFEIGKVDLAEAKRRLSIYPIQRQVFFFKP